A genomic window from Caballeronia sp. SBC1 includes:
- a CDS encoding AzlD domain-containing protein produces MSAAQVWLAIAGMGLITGITRALFLMGGERMILPERVQRALRYAPAAALVAVVVPDLLATPTGLSVAFSNHALYASLCGLAWFLWRRGMLGTIVVGMIVFTVLRLFA; encoded by the coding sequence ATGAGCGCCGCGCAAGTCTGGCTGGCCATAGCGGGCATGGGGCTGATCACGGGCATCACGCGCGCGCTGTTCCTGATGGGCGGCGAGCGCATGATCCTGCCCGAGCGCGTGCAGCGCGCGCTGCGCTACGCGCCGGCCGCGGCGCTGGTTGCGGTTGTCGTGCCTGACCTTCTGGCTACGCCGACTGGCCTTTCTGTCGCCTTCTCGAATCACGCGCTTTACGCTTCCCTGTGCGGTCTCGCCTGGTTTCTCTGGCGCCGCGGCATGCTGGGGACAATCGTCGTCGGCATGATTGTCTTCACGGTGCTCAGGCTGTTCGCCTGA
- the waaF gene encoding lipopolysaccharide heptosyltransferase II — protein sequence MRRALVIAPNWIGDALMAQPLFSLLKKLHPRIVIDAVAPAWVAPVLERMPEIHDVYATDLAHGKLQMLRRWQLASDLRDVGYDAAYVLPNSFKSALIPWMAGINLRVGYTGESRYGLLNVRHANPAKGQRPPMVGQYAALAYAPGAKLPWLQENATVPMPVPRLDTDLNEAARVSARFNLDTRAPLVVFCPGAEYGPAKRWPPEHFAALAQFIAQSFPYARIVALGSPKDSPIAQAIADRAPNVRNLCGQTSLGEACALISRASAVVTNDSGLMHVAAALRRPLVAVFGSTDPRHTPPLSDLAKVQWLHLECSPCFARECPLGHLNCLRELGAEQVFGDLRGMLMMQRH from the coding sequence ATGCGTCGCGCGTTGGTTATCGCACCGAACTGGATTGGTGACGCATTGATGGCGCAGCCGCTGTTTTCGCTGCTGAAGAAGCTGCATCCGCGGATTGTTATCGATGCTGTCGCACCCGCCTGGGTCGCGCCCGTGCTGGAACGCATGCCCGAGATCCACGACGTCTACGCCACGGATCTCGCCCACGGCAAGCTGCAAATGCTGCGTCGATGGCAACTCGCGAGCGATTTGCGCGACGTGGGTTACGACGCCGCGTATGTGCTGCCGAACTCTTTCAAATCGGCGCTGATTCCCTGGATGGCGGGGATCAACCTGCGCGTCGGCTATACGGGCGAAAGCCGTTATGGCCTGCTCAACGTGCGGCACGCGAATCCGGCCAAGGGTCAACGCCCGCCCATGGTGGGCCAGTACGCCGCCCTCGCTTATGCGCCGGGCGCGAAGCTGCCGTGGCTGCAGGAAAACGCTACAGTTCCCATGCCGGTACCGCGGCTCGATACCGACCTGAACGAAGCGGCACGCGTCTCCGCGCGCTTTAATCTGGATACGCGCGCGCCGCTCGTCGTGTTTTGCCCGGGCGCGGAATACGGTCCGGCAAAGCGCTGGCCGCCGGAGCATTTCGCGGCGCTCGCGCAGTTCATCGCGCAGTCGTTCCCGTATGCACGGATTGTTGCGCTCGGGTCACCGAAAGATTCGCCCATCGCCCAGGCCATCGCCGATCGCGCGCCGAATGTGCGTAACCTGTGCGGGCAGACGTCACTGGGCGAAGCCTGCGCGCTGATCTCGCGTGCGAGCGCCGTGGTCACGAACGATTCCGGCCTGATGCACGTTGCCGCCGCGCTGCGCCGCCCGCTGGTGGCCGTGTTCGGCTCGACCGACCCGCGCCACACACCGCCCCTCTCCGATCTCGCAAAGGTACAATGGCTGCACCTCGAATGCAGTCCGTGCTTTGCCCGCGAATGTCCGCTGGGTCATTTGAACTGTTTGCGTGAACTCGGCGCCGAGCAGGTTTTCGGCGATTTACGCGGCATGTTGATGATGCAGCGTCATTAA
- a CDS encoding branched-chain amino acid transaminase codes for MSMADRDGKIWMDGKLIDWRDANIHVLTHTLHYGMGVFEGVRAYKTGNGTSIFRLKDHTKRLLNSAKIFQMEVPFDHATLEAAQLEVVSVNKLESCYIRPIIWVGSEKLGVSAKGNTIHVAIAAWPWGAYLGDDGIAKGIRVKTSSFTRHHVNVAMVRAKASGWYVNSILANQEAITDGYDEALLLDVDGYVSEGSGENFFLVNNGKLYTPDLASCLDGITRDTVITLARDFGIPVIEKRITRDEVYTCDEAFFTGTAAEVTPIRELDNRTIGEGKRGPITEKLQSAFFDIVSGKNEKYADWLAQVK; via the coding sequence ATGTCAATGGCCGACCGCGACGGCAAGATCTGGATGGATGGCAAGCTGATCGACTGGCGCGACGCCAACATCCACGTGCTCACCCATACGCTGCATTACGGCATGGGCGTTTTTGAAGGCGTGCGCGCCTACAAGACCGGCAACGGCACGTCGATCTTCCGCCTGAAAGACCACACCAAACGCCTGCTCAACTCCGCCAAGATCTTCCAGATGGAAGTGCCGTTCGACCACGCAACGCTCGAAGCCGCGCAACTCGAAGTGGTCAGCGTGAACAAGCTGGAATCCTGCTACATCCGGCCGATCATCTGGGTGGGATCGGAGAAACTGGGGGTATCGGCGAAAGGCAACACCATTCACGTCGCGATCGCCGCGTGGCCGTGGGGCGCCTATCTGGGCGACGACGGCATTGCGAAGGGCATCCGCGTGAAGACGTCGTCGTTCACACGCCATCATGTGAACGTCGCCATGGTTCGCGCGAAGGCGTCGGGCTGGTACGTGAATTCGATTCTCGCGAACCAGGAAGCCATCACCGACGGTTACGACGAAGCGCTGCTGCTCGACGTTGACGGCTATGTATCCGAAGGCTCCGGCGAGAACTTCTTCCTGGTGAACAACGGCAAGCTGTACACGCCGGACCTGGCTTCGTGCCTGGACGGCATCACGCGCGACACGGTCATCACGCTCGCACGCGACTTCGGCATTCCGGTGATCGAAAAGCGCATCACCCGCGACGAGGTCTACACCTGCGACGAAGCGTTTTTCACCGGTACGGCCGCTGAAGTCACGCCGATCCGCGAGTTGGACAATCGCACCATCGGCGAAGGCAAGCGTGGTCCGATTACCGAAAAACTGCAAAGCGCTTTCTTCGATATCGTGAGCGGCAAGAACGAAAAGTACGCCGATTGGCTTGCGCAGGTTAAGTAA
- the pyk gene encoding pyruvate kinase has translation MHRATKIVATIGPASSTPEILLQMMQAGLDVVRFNFSHGTADDHRQRAQYVRDAAKQCGREVALMADLQGPKIRVGKFETGKVMLIAGNSFILDARCELGNDERVGLDYPDLPRDLRANDVLLLNDGLIVLDVVRVIGEEIHTTVKVGGELSNNKGINRQGGGLTAPALTEKDMEDIKTAMSIGADFVAVSFPKNATDMEMARQLANIAGAPYGIKPKMIAKIERAEAIPALQGILDASDGIMVARGDLAVEVGNAAVPALQKRMIRMARESNKFVITATQMMESMIHAPVPTRAEVSDVANAVLDGTDAVMLSAETAAGKYPVTTIETMAAICLEAEKSEQSELDKDFLDRTFTRIDQSIAMGALFTAYHLGAKAIVALTESGATALWMSRHWSHVPIFALTPRVGSERTMALYRNVTSLHLDTNSDRDIALQQALEVVVSKGYAARGDMVVLTVGEPMGQAGGTNAMKIVRVGDPF, from the coding sequence ATGCATCGCGCTACAAAGATTGTCGCCACTATCGGCCCCGCTTCCAGCACCCCTGAGATCCTGCTGCAAATGATGCAGGCGGGTCTCGACGTGGTCCGCTTCAACTTCTCGCACGGCACTGCCGACGACCATCGTCAGCGCGCGCAATACGTTCGCGACGCCGCCAAGCAATGCGGCCGTGAAGTTGCGTTGATGGCCGATCTGCAAGGCCCGAAGATTCGCGTGGGCAAGTTCGAAACCGGCAAGGTCATGTTGATCGCGGGTAATTCGTTCATCCTCGACGCGCGTTGTGAGTTGGGCAATGACGAACGAGTTGGCCTGGATTACCCGGATCTGCCGCGCGACTTGCGCGCGAACGATGTGCTGTTGCTGAACGACGGGTTGATCGTGCTCGATGTTGTCCGCGTGATTGGCGAAGAGATTCATACCACGGTGAAAGTGGGCGGTGAACTTTCGAACAACAAGGGCATTAACCGTCAGGGCGGCGGCCTGACGGCGCCGGCGTTGACCGAGAAGGACATGGAGGACATCAAGACCGCGATGTCGATTGGTGCGGACTTTGTGGCGGTATCGTTTCCGAAGAACGCGACGGACATGGAGATGGCGCGGCAACTGGCGAACATCGCGGGCGCGCCGTATGGCATCAAGCCGAAGATGATTGCGAAGATCGAGCGTGCGGAAGCCATTCCGGCGTTGCAGGGCATTCTTGATGCTTCGGACGGCATCATGGTTGCGCGCGGTGACCTGGCGGTGGAAGTGGGTAATGCGGCGGTGCCGGCGTTGCAAAAACGCATGATCCGCATGGCACGTGAGTCGAACAAGTTCGTGATTACGGCGACCCAGATGATGGAGTCGATGATCCATGCGCCTGTGCCCACACGTGCTGAAGTGTCGGATGTCGCGAATGCGGTGCTGGACGGTACCGATGCGGTGATGTTGTCGGCGGAGACGGCGGCGGGTAAGTATCCGGTGACGACTATCGAGACAATGGCGGCCATTTGCCTGGAGGCTGAGAAGTCTGAGCAGAGCGAGCTTGACAAGGATTTCCTTGATCGCACGTTCACGCGGATTGATCAATCCATTGCGATGGGTGCGTTGTTCACGGCTTACCACTTGGGTGCGAAGGCGATTGTGGCTTTGACCGAGTCGGGGGCGACGGCGTTGTGGATGTCGCGGCATTGGTCGCATGTGCCTATTTTTGCGCTGACGCCGCGGGTGGGGAGTGAGCGGACGATGGCGCTTTATCGGAATGTGACTTCGTTGCACCTGGATACGAATTCGGACCGGGATATCGCGCTTCAGCAGGCGTTGGAAGTGGTGGTATCGAAGGGGTATGCCGCTCGCGGCGATATGGTCGTGTTGACTGTTGGCGAGCCGATGGGGCAGGCCGGCGGGACTAACGCGATGAAGATTGTGCGGGTAGGAGATCCGTTTTAA
- a CDS encoding nuclear transport factor 2 family protein, producing MPRFARLFEAAADTLNAYYQAVAEGNIDSVMALWIDEEFATFICADGSHLSGLDSIRAGLAAQLGNRPVTVEPLDIRVYDSLGTVVYAIAEAHQPAEPGSSPIMVFSTYVMVHERGEWRIAHIHASAMPDEAAGQVAAKMRHGQGPLH from the coding sequence ATGCCACGTTTTGCCCGCCTGTTCGAAGCCGCCGCCGATACCCTCAACGCCTATTACCAGGCTGTCGCGGAGGGCAATATCGACAGCGTCATGGCGCTCTGGATTGACGAGGAATTTGCCACTTTCATCTGTGCGGACGGCTCGCATCTGAGCGGCCTGGACAGTATTCGCGCGGGCCTGGCGGCGCAACTGGGAAACCGGCCGGTCACGGTCGAGCCGCTCGATATCCGCGTCTACGACAGTCTCGGCACCGTGGTCTACGCCATCGCCGAAGCGCATCAGCCCGCCGAACCGGGCAGCTCGCCCATCATGGTGTTCAGCACCTATGTAATGGTCCACGAGCGTGGTGAATGGCGCATTGCACATATCCACGCTAGTGCGATGCCAGACGAAGCCGCAGGCCAAGTTGCGGCGAAAATGCGACATGGACAAGGTCCGCTGCATTGA
- a CDS encoding YheT family hydrolase — MKRDHAHLLPAAPALDTPSTLEQTASVPLDAAREPLEPLTEWLYQAPRWLPTAHAQTIVPALFAQRPAVKYQRERWTTPDGDFIDLDWLAYDADGENKTRDHSNGAITNASHPASCGLLRNGVATSFDEATTLRDGVGLDTTAGGTNPSPGPAAPLFVLFHGLEGSSDSHYARVLMAEAKARGWLGVVPHFRSCGGSMNLLPRFYHLADSAEVDWVLRRLKAQHPGPVIAAGVSLGGNVLLRWLCEQEQDAAAILDAAAAISAPLDVHAGGHAISQGFGMVYTRSFLKTLKHKALAKLDQYPGLFDRDAMLAARTMHAFDNAVTAPLHGFRDTNDYWTRATTRPYLPRIAIPTLLLNARNDPFLPGRVLPSAAEVSAAVTLDQPAHGGHVGFMTGPFPGRIDWLSQRVFGYLQTHVHHVHHVAHQTDSEHG; from the coding sequence ATGAAACGCGATCACGCTCATCTCCTTCCCGCCGCTCCCGCGCTGGATACCCCTTCTACGCTTGAGCAAACCGCTTCCGTCCCTCTCGACGCGGCGCGTGAACCGCTTGAACCGCTGACCGAATGGCTGTACCAAGCGCCTCGATGGCTGCCCACCGCGCACGCGCAGACCATTGTGCCGGCGTTGTTCGCACAGCGTCCCGCTGTGAAATACCAGCGGGAACGATGGACCACCCCGGACGGAGATTTCATCGATCTCGACTGGCTGGCTTATGACGCCGATGGTGAGAACAAGACCCGCGATCATTCCAATGGCGCCATCACGAACGCCTCGCACCCTGCGTCGTGCGGGCTTCTTCGAAACGGCGTCGCAACATCGTTCGATGAAGCGACGACCTTGCGCGATGGCGTTGGCCTCGACACTACGGCGGGAGGGACCAATCCGTCTCCCGGCCCTGCCGCACCACTCTTTGTGCTCTTCCACGGCCTTGAAGGCAGCTCGGACTCGCACTATGCACGCGTGCTGATGGCCGAAGCGAAGGCGCGGGGCTGGCTTGGCGTCGTGCCGCATTTCCGCAGCTGCGGCGGCTCGATGAATCTCCTGCCGCGCTTCTACCATCTCGCCGATAGCGCCGAAGTCGACTGGGTCCTGCGTCGATTAAAGGCGCAACATCCCGGGCCGGTCATCGCGGCGGGGGTATCGCTCGGCGGCAACGTGCTGTTGCGCTGGCTGTGCGAGCAGGAACAGGATGCAGCCGCCATTCTGGACGCGGCCGCCGCGATCTCCGCACCGCTTGATGTCCACGCCGGTGGCCACGCCATATCACAGGGTTTCGGCATGGTCTACACGCGCAGCTTTCTCAAGACGCTCAAGCACAAGGCGCTGGCGAAACTCGACCAATATCCCGGCCTGTTCGACCGCGACGCCATGCTCGCGGCCCGTACCATGCACGCCTTCGATAACGCCGTGACCGCGCCGCTGCACGGTTTCCGCGATACCAACGACTACTGGACCCGCGCCACCACGCGGCCCTATTTGCCGCGTATCGCCATTCCAACGCTGCTTCTGAACGCCCGCAACGATCCGTTCCTGCCGGGGCGCGTGTTGCCGTCGGCGGCGGAAGTTTCAGCGGCCGTGACGCTCGACCAACCCGCGCATGGCGGCCACGTCGGTTTTATGACCGGGCCGTTTCCAGGGCGGATCGACTGGTTGTCGCAGCGGGTGTTCGGCTATTTGCAGACCCATGTGCATCACGTCCATCACGTGGCACACCAAACGGATTCCGAGCATGGATGA
- a CDS encoding phosphoglycerate kinase codes for MTKVLRFTDLIAEGKVSGKRVFIRADLNVPQDDQGNITEDTRVRASVPAIQQALAAGAAVMVTSHLGRPTEGQFKPEDSLAPVAKRLGELLGRDVPLIADWVDGVQVQPGQVVLLENCRCNKGEKKNDDALSQKLAKLCDIYVNDAFGTAHRAEATTHGIAKYAPVACAGPLLAAELDALGKALGEPKRPLVAIVAGSKVSTKLTILKSLAEKVDQLIVGGGIANTFMLASGLKIGKSLAEKDLIDEAKTIISEARARGASVPIPSDVVTAKEFAATAKAETKAVDQVQDDDLILDIGPDTAKALAAQLEKAGTIVWNGPVGVFEFDQFGNGTKTLADAIANSSAFSIAGGGDTLAAIQKYGIHDKISYISTGGGAFLEFLEGKTLPAVEVLESRA; via the coding sequence ATGACGAAAGTACTGCGTTTCACCGATCTGATCGCCGAAGGCAAAGTGTCCGGCAAACGTGTTTTCATCCGCGCCGACCTCAACGTCCCACAAGACGACCAAGGCAATATCACCGAAGACACGCGCGTGCGCGCCTCGGTGCCGGCCATTCAACAAGCGCTGGCAGCGGGCGCCGCCGTGATGGTCACGTCCCATCTCGGCCGCCCGACGGAAGGCCAGTTCAAGCCTGAAGATTCGCTTGCGCCGGTGGCCAAGCGCTTGGGCGAATTGCTCGGTCGCGATGTGCCGCTGATCGCCGATTGGGTTGACGGTGTGCAGGTGCAGCCGGGCCAGGTCGTGCTGCTCGAAAACTGCCGCTGCAACAAGGGTGAGAAGAAGAACGACGACGCGCTGTCACAGAAGCTCGCCAAACTCTGCGATATCTATGTGAACGACGCGTTCGGCACCGCGCATCGTGCGGAAGCGACTACGCATGGCATTGCGAAATACGCGCCCGTGGCGTGCGCCGGCCCGCTGCTTGCCGCTGAACTCGATGCATTGGGCAAGGCGCTTGGCGAGCCGAAGCGCCCGCTGGTCGCCATTGTGGCGGGATCGAAGGTATCGACGAAACTCACTATCCTGAAGTCGCTGGCGGAGAAAGTGGACCAGTTGATCGTGGGCGGCGGGATTGCCAATACATTCATGCTCGCGTCGGGGTTGAAGATCGGCAAGTCGCTGGCGGAGAAGGATCTCATCGATGAAGCCAAGACCATCATCAGCGAAGCGCGGGCGCGTGGGGCGTCGGTGCCCATTCCGAGCGACGTTGTGACTGCGAAGGAATTTGCCGCGACCGCCAAGGCGGAAACGAAAGCCGTGGACCAGGTGCAGGACGACGACCTGATCCTCGATATCGGCCCGGACACCGCGAAGGCGCTTGCTGCGCAGTTGGAAAAGGCGGGCACGATTGTGTGGAACGGGCCGGTTGGCGTGTTCGAATTCGACCAGTTCGGTAACGGCACGAAGACGTTGGCGGACGCGATTGCGAACTCATCGGCGTTTTCGATTGCAGGGGGCGGCGACACGCTCGCGGCCATCCAAAAGTACGGCATCCACGACAAGATCAGCTACATATCGACAGGCGGCGGGGCGTTCCTGGAGTTTTTGGAAGGCAAGACGTTGCCGGCGGTGGAAGTGCTCGAATCGCGGGCCTGA
- a CDS encoding AzlC family ABC transporter permease has translation MFDRLSDLNRRAFLDGVKTLSPAVPATFSWGLVTGIAMAKSVLTVPQALGMSLAVYAGSSQLAVLPLFAAKLPLWTILLTAAMVNLRFVIFSAGLAPHFAYLPLRRRLVLGYFNGDIIYLMFQKRNFPTGYQPGKEAFFWGMAATSWSSWQVSSIAGILLASIFPDSWGLELAGTLALIPLIVSAIATRSTLAAVGVASVIALIALDLPYRLSLPLAVAAALLAGTFVDVMAEKLGTGRKTSGAPGRVENTAPRLPDAEPLNPSFDIQPSDLDKSPVSPKGTRSAR, from the coding sequence ATGTTCGACCGGCTGTCAGACCTCAACCGACGCGCATTCCTCGATGGCGTCAAAACCCTTTCTCCGGCGGTTCCGGCCACGTTCTCGTGGGGTCTCGTCACTGGTATCGCGATGGCCAAGTCCGTGCTGACCGTGCCGCAGGCGCTCGGCATGTCGCTCGCGGTCTACGCGGGATCGTCGCAACTGGCTGTGTTGCCGTTGTTCGCAGCCAAGCTGCCGCTCTGGACCATCCTGCTGACTGCCGCCATGGTCAACTTGCGGTTCGTCATTTTCAGCGCTGGGCTCGCTCCGCATTTCGCCTATCTGCCGCTGCGCCGCAGGTTGGTGCTCGGCTATTTCAATGGCGACATCATCTACCTGATGTTCCAGAAGCGGAATTTCCCGACCGGCTATCAGCCCGGGAAGGAGGCGTTTTTCTGGGGCATGGCGGCGACGAGCTGGTCCTCGTGGCAGGTGTCGTCCATAGCTGGCATCCTGCTCGCGAGCATTTTCCCCGATAGCTGGGGCCTCGAGCTCGCCGGTACGCTTGCGCTGATTCCGCTGATTGTCTCGGCCATCGCGACGCGCTCCACCTTGGCGGCGGTCGGCGTGGCGAGCGTGATCGCGTTGATTGCGCTGGACCTGCCGTATCGGCTGTCATTGCCGCTAGCTGTGGCGGCGGCCCTGCTCGCCGGAACGTTTGTCGATGTCATGGCGGAGAAGCTGGGGACAGGACGCAAAACCAGCGGCGCGCCAGGGCGTGTGGAAAACACCGCTCCCCGTCTTCCGGATGCCGAGCCGCTGAACCCTTCATTCGATATCCAGCCATCCGATCTCGACAAATCGCCGGTCAGCCCCAAGGGCACCCGGAGCGCCCGATGA
- a CDS encoding zinc-finger domain-containing protein yields the protein MSELKEMPLVQLSAKDVPAFCPNPNMPRWSTHPRVFLDISHGEARCPYCGTRYKLKDGEHIKGH from the coding sequence ATGAGCGAACTGAAGGAAATGCCGCTGGTCCAGTTGTCGGCGAAAGATGTGCCGGCGTTCTGCCCGAACCCCAACATGCCGCGCTGGAGCACGCATCCGCGCGTTTTCCTCGATATTTCCCACGGCGAAGCGCGTTGCCCGTATTGCGGCACGCGCTACAAGCTGAAAGATGGCGAACACATCAAGGGTCATTGA
- a CDS encoding DUF2946 family protein, translating into MDEIVKQALAKWPNVPHCTGWLLLDRRGQWRMRDDATQAARLPGDIIRHDALLGFINRNYAADADGQWFFQNGPQRVYVELGYTPWIVRLSEMDVATDAATDAATDSATAGSLRLTDHAGGRFEPTAVWLDDEGGVLFSDSSDASSEAPRVAALHDHDLDLFSTHADLDDNGGVFHFSAGVDLTLQRIERADVPVKFGFVTSPAAKAAAS; encoded by the coding sequence ATGGATGAGATCGTCAAACAAGCCTTGGCCAAATGGCCGAACGTCCCGCATTGCACCGGCTGGCTGCTGCTCGACCGACGCGGCCAGTGGCGTATGCGCGACGACGCCACGCAGGCAGCACGTCTTCCCGGCGACATCATCCGGCACGACGCGTTGCTGGGTTTCATCAACCGCAACTACGCCGCCGATGCCGACGGACAGTGGTTCTTCCAAAACGGTCCGCAGCGCGTGTATGTGGAGCTGGGTTACACGCCGTGGATCGTGCGGCTGAGTGAAATGGACGTCGCGACGGACGCCGCGACGGACGCCGCGACCGACAGCGCGACGGCCGGCTCGCTGCGGCTGACCGATCACGCAGGCGGACGGTTCGAGCCGACGGCGGTTTGGCTCGACGATGAAGGCGGTGTGCTGTTCTCCGATAGCTCCGATGCGTCTTCTGAAGCCCCGCGCGTCGCCGCGTTGCACGATCACGATCTCGATCTGTTTTCCACGCACGCCGATCTCGACGATAACGGCGGCGTGTTTCATTTCTCGGCGGGCGTGGACCTGACGCTGCAGCGTATTGAACGAGCCGATGTGCCAGTCAAGTTTGGATTTGTCACCAGCCCTGCAGCGAAAGCGGCGGCGTCCTGA